One region of Vigna angularis cultivar LongXiaoDou No.4 chromosome 10, ASM1680809v1, whole genome shotgun sequence genomic DNA includes:
- the LOC108320935 gene encoding uncharacterized protein LOC108320935: MGQAFRKLFDTFFGNTDMRVVMLGLDAAGKTTILYKLHIGEVLSTVPTIGFNVEKVQYKNVIFTVWDVGGQEKLRPLWRHYFNNTDGLIYVVDSLDRERIGRAKQEFQTIINDPFMLNSVILVFANKQDLRGAMTPMEVCEGLGLFDLKNRKWHIQGTCALKGDGLYEGLDWLASTLKERKAAGFSSIGASSF; the protein is encoded by the exons ATGGGTCAAGCTTTTCGGAAGCTCTTCGACACCTTCTTCGGCAACACCGACATGAGG GTTGTTATGCTTGGTCTTGATGCTGCTGGCAAAACAACCATACTTTACAAGCTTCACATTGGAGAAGTTTTATCCACTGTTCCTACAATTG GTTTCAATGTGGAGAAAGTTCAGTATAAGAATGTTATTTTCACAGTTTGGGATGTTGGGGGACAAGAGAAACTAAGGCCGCTTTGGAGGCACTATTTTAACAACACAGATGGCCTG ATCTATGTTGTTGATAGTCTGGACCGTGAGAGAATTGGTAGAGCAAAGCAGGAATTTCAG ACAATCATAAATGACCCATTTATGCTCAATAGTGTCATCTTGGTGTTTGCCAACAAGCAGGACCTG aGAGGAGCTATGACGCCAATGGAAGTATGTGAAGGCCTAGGTCTCTTTGATCTAAAGAATAGAAAATGGCACATACAAGGCACATGTGCACTTAAAGGAGATGGCCTTTATGAAGGCCTGGACTGGTTGGCTTCAACTCTGAAGGAAAGAAAAGCTGCTGGGTTCTCTTCAATAGGAGCCTCGTCCTTCTAA
- the LOC108320828 gene encoding hypothetical protein At1g04090 isoform X2, translating into MMDSAGSNLNMNTKQRLLRFLLYLVYLFQQLLHLLQMFLFKFNCFRRRMNNTLITLPQAFSLSSPLPQWPQGQDFASGIVNLGEIEVRKVTTFEFVWNSNMGKSVAFYKPVGIPDGFHILGHYCQPSDKPLWGFVLVVREVETGSSERSNRDKFPALKNPLDYMLVWCSNAGRRELTIGSAYFWMPQPPEGYCALGYLVTNRPDKPNLDEMICVRADLTSRCQPYRLLLDATSVNPEFPFQVWSLRPCERGMLGKGVSVGTFFCTSCWNKGEELPIVCLKNLNPMLPAMPRLHQIHALIQHYGPTVFFHPEEVYLPSSVDWFFNNGALLYRKGVCTGEAIDAAGSNLPGGGTNDGEFWIDLPSDDRREFVKYGDLNSAKLYVHVKPALGGTFTDIAMWVFCPFNGPSTLKIGMTSRAFSRVGEHVCDWEHFTLRICNFSGELWSIYYSQHSGGIWVDAYELEYINGNKAIVYASKNGHASYPHPGTYIQGSSKLGVGIRNDAARSNLYVDSSVQYEIVAAEYLGDAVTEPQWLQFMRQWGPKIVYDSKTEVDKMINTLPGRLRNPFGYLIRKLPVELYGQEGPTGPKEKNNWIGDERW; encoded by the exons ATGATGGATTCTGCGGGATCTAATCTGAACATGAATACAAAGCAGCGATTGTTGAGGTTTTTGCTCTATTTGGTGTATCTGTTTCAGCAACTGTTGCATCTCCTTCAAATGTTTCTCTTCAAATTCAACTGCTTTCGGAGACGAATGAACAACACTCTCATCACTCTCCCCCAAGCCTTTTCACTTTCCTCTCCGCTTCCCCAATGGCCTCAAG GACAAGATTTTGCTTCTGGGATTGTAAACCTTGGTGAAATAGAAGTGCGCAAGGTCACTACGTTTGAGTTTGTTTGGAACAGCAACATGGGAAAGTCTGTTGCATTCTATAAGCCTGTGGGAATACCAGATGGGTTCCATATCCTTGGTCATTATTGTCAGCCAAGCGACAAGCCGTTATGGGGTTTTGTGCTTGTTGTTAGGGAAGTGGAAACTGGCTCATCTGAAAGAAGCAACCGTGACAAGTTCCCAGCTTTGAAGAATCCCCTTGATTATATGTTGGTATGGTGTTCCAATGCAGGAAGAAGGGAATTGACAATAGGTTCTGCATACTTTTGGATGCCTCAGCCTCCTGAAGGTTACTGTGCCCTTGGCTACTTGGTTACTAACAGGCCTGACAAACCCAATTTGGATGAAATGATTTGTGTTCGTGCTGACCTTACTAGTAGGTGTCAACCTTACAGGCTGTTGCTTGATGCTACTTCTGTGAATCCTGAGTTTCCATTTCAGGTGTGGAGTCTAAGACCTTGTGAGCGTGGCATGCTGGGAAAAGGAGTTTCAGTGGGGACTTTTTTCTGCACAAGTTGTTGGAACAAGGGAGAAGAGCTACCTATTGTGTGCTTAAAGAACTTGAATCCTATGCTACCTGCAATGCCACGCCTCCACCAAATACATGCACTTATACAGCACTATGGTCCTACTGTTTTCTTTCATCCTGAGGAAGTTTACTTGCCTTCTTCTGTTGATTGGTTTTTCAATAACGGAGCCTTGTTGTACAGAAAGGGCGTGTGTACAGGAGAGGCCATTGATGCAGCTGGCTCAAATTTACCAGGTGGGGGAACAAATGATGGGGAGTTTTGGATAGATTTGCCGAGTGATGATAGAAGGGAATTTGTCAAATATGGGGACTTGAATAGTGCTAAGCTTTATGTTCATGTGAAGCCTGCTCTTGGTGGAACTTTTACTGATATTGCTATGTGGGTGTTTTGCCCTTTCAATGGACCCTCCACTCTGAAAATTGGAATGACAAGTAGGGCTTTTAGCAGGGTTGGAGAGCATGTTTGTGACTGGGAGCATTTTACACTTCGTATATGCAACTTCTCTGGAGAGTTGTGGAGTATATATTACTCACAGCACAGTGGTGGCATATGGGTGGATGCCTATGAACTGGAGTATATTAATGGAAATAAAGCTATTGTCTACGCATCAAAAAATGGACATGCAAGTTACCCCCACCCTGGAACATATATCCAAGGGTCTTCAAAATTAGGGGTTGGTATTAGGAATGATGCTGCTCGTAGTAATTTGTACGTGGATTCCAGTGTTCAGTACGAGATTGTTGCAGCTGAGTATCTAGGAGATGCTGTCACAGAGCCTCAGTGGTTGCAGTTTATGAGACAGTGGGGTCCTAAAATTGTTTATGATTCAAAAACTGAGGTAGATAAGATGATAAACACCCTTCCTGGGAGGCTACGAAATCCATTTGGTTATCTGATTAGAAAGCTTCCAGTGGAGCTGTATGGTCAGGAAGGTCCTACAGGGCCAAAGGAGAAAAATAACTGGATAGGAGATGAAAGATGGTGA
- the LOC108320828 gene encoding hypothetical protein At1g04090 isoform X1, giving the protein MMDSAGSNLNMNTKQRLLRFLLYLVYLFQQLLHLLQMFLFKFNCFRRRMNNTLITLPQAFSLSSPLPQWPQVTGQDFASGIVNLGEIEVRKVTTFEFVWNSNMGKSVAFYKPVGIPDGFHILGHYCQPSDKPLWGFVLVVREVETGSSERSNRDKFPALKNPLDYMLVWCSNAGRRELTIGSAYFWMPQPPEGYCALGYLVTNRPDKPNLDEMICVRADLTSRCQPYRLLLDATSVNPEFPFQVWSLRPCERGMLGKGVSVGTFFCTSCWNKGEELPIVCLKNLNPMLPAMPRLHQIHALIQHYGPTVFFHPEEVYLPSSVDWFFNNGALLYRKGVCTGEAIDAAGSNLPGGGTNDGEFWIDLPSDDRREFVKYGDLNSAKLYVHVKPALGGTFTDIAMWVFCPFNGPSTLKIGMTSRAFSRVGEHVCDWEHFTLRICNFSGELWSIYYSQHSGGIWVDAYELEYINGNKAIVYASKNGHASYPHPGTYIQGSSKLGVGIRNDAARSNLYVDSSVQYEIVAAEYLGDAVTEPQWLQFMRQWGPKIVYDSKTEVDKMINTLPGRLRNPFGYLIRKLPVELYGQEGPTGPKEKNNWIGDERW; this is encoded by the exons ATGATGGATTCTGCGGGATCTAATCTGAACATGAATACAAAGCAGCGATTGTTGAGGTTTTTGCTCTATTTGGTGTATCTGTTTCAGCAACTGTTGCATCTCCTTCAAATGTTTCTCTTCAAATTCAACTGCTTTCGGAGACGAATGAACAACACTCTCATCACTCTCCCCCAAGCCTTTTCACTTTCCTCTCCGCTTCCCCAATGGCCTCAAG TCACAGGACAAGATTTTGCTTCTGGGATTGTAAACCTTGGTGAAATAGAAGTGCGCAAGGTCACTACGTTTGAGTTTGTTTGGAACAGCAACATGGGAAAGTCTGTTGCATTCTATAAGCCTGTGGGAATACCAGATGGGTTCCATATCCTTGGTCATTATTGTCAGCCAAGCGACAAGCCGTTATGGGGTTTTGTGCTTGTTGTTAGGGAAGTGGAAACTGGCTCATCTGAAAGAAGCAACCGTGACAAGTTCCCAGCTTTGAAGAATCCCCTTGATTATATGTTGGTATGGTGTTCCAATGCAGGAAGAAGGGAATTGACAATAGGTTCTGCATACTTTTGGATGCCTCAGCCTCCTGAAGGTTACTGTGCCCTTGGCTACTTGGTTACTAACAGGCCTGACAAACCCAATTTGGATGAAATGATTTGTGTTCGTGCTGACCTTACTAGTAGGTGTCAACCTTACAGGCTGTTGCTTGATGCTACTTCTGTGAATCCTGAGTTTCCATTTCAGGTGTGGAGTCTAAGACCTTGTGAGCGTGGCATGCTGGGAAAAGGAGTTTCAGTGGGGACTTTTTTCTGCACAAGTTGTTGGAACAAGGGAGAAGAGCTACCTATTGTGTGCTTAAAGAACTTGAATCCTATGCTACCTGCAATGCCACGCCTCCACCAAATACATGCACTTATACAGCACTATGGTCCTACTGTTTTCTTTCATCCTGAGGAAGTTTACTTGCCTTCTTCTGTTGATTGGTTTTTCAATAACGGAGCCTTGTTGTACAGAAAGGGCGTGTGTACAGGAGAGGCCATTGATGCAGCTGGCTCAAATTTACCAGGTGGGGGAACAAATGATGGGGAGTTTTGGATAGATTTGCCGAGTGATGATAGAAGGGAATTTGTCAAATATGGGGACTTGAATAGTGCTAAGCTTTATGTTCATGTGAAGCCTGCTCTTGGTGGAACTTTTACTGATATTGCTATGTGGGTGTTTTGCCCTTTCAATGGACCCTCCACTCTGAAAATTGGAATGACAAGTAGGGCTTTTAGCAGGGTTGGAGAGCATGTTTGTGACTGGGAGCATTTTACACTTCGTATATGCAACTTCTCTGGAGAGTTGTGGAGTATATATTACTCACAGCACAGTGGTGGCATATGGGTGGATGCCTATGAACTGGAGTATATTAATGGAAATAAAGCTATTGTCTACGCATCAAAAAATGGACATGCAAGTTACCCCCACCCTGGAACATATATCCAAGGGTCTTCAAAATTAGGGGTTGGTATTAGGAATGATGCTGCTCGTAGTAATTTGTACGTGGATTCCAGTGTTCAGTACGAGATTGTTGCAGCTGAGTATCTAGGAGATGCTGTCACAGAGCCTCAGTGGTTGCAGTTTATGAGACAGTGGGGTCCTAAAATTGTTTATGATTCAAAAACTGAGGTAGATAAGATGATAAACACCCTTCCTGGGAGGCTACGAAATCCATTTGGTTATCTGATTAGAAAGCTTCCAGTGGAGCTGTATGGTCAGGAAGGTCCTACAGGGCCAAAGGAGAAAAATAACTGGATAGGAGATGAAAGATGGTGA
- the LOC108320890 gene encoding uncharacterized protein LOC108320890 isoform X1, translated as MIMSVLSCQRSKMLAAQNKSPFLHRFRSFKPHRSRFRCLLDQIAVPTSLSPVLTSDNVIAAAAKAASVHSAVSSAITQVAVTAVAIASGACLSTKVDFLWPKLQEQPGTVTLDGVDVTGFPIFNDAKVQKAIAFARKAHRGQMRKTGDPYLTHCIHTGRILAALVPSSGKRAVDTVVAGILHDVVDDTSQSLQDIQAEFGDDVVKLVASVSRLSYINQLLRRHRRVSVNQGVLGQEEASNLRVMLLGMVDDPRVVLIKLADRLHNMRTIHALPLQKAQAVAEETLIIWCSLASRLGLWALKAELEDLCFAVLQPQIFQKMRADLASMWSPTSRTGNLRRFSVKGNLIHLNENNSTSFYNGSLTFNGDVSMKDLLEAVVPFDILLDRRKRANYLNSIGSNLGTCTKPKVVQDAGLALASLVICEEALEREMIISASYVPGMEITLSSRLKSLYSLYSKMKRKDTSIDKVYDARALRVVVGDKNGTLHGSAVQCCYSLLDIVHRLWTPIDGEFDDYIINPKPSGYQSLHTAVQGPDSSPLEVQIRTQRMHECAEHGLAAHWLYKETGNPFLSIDKMDEPETEASSYFSKDLEGGNSADILLSKYKSFKAGHPVLRVEGSHLLAAVIISVENDERELLVAVSFGLAASEAVADRRSFHVKRWEAYARLFKKVSDEWWFEPGHGDWCTCLEKYILCRDGMYHKQDQFGRLLPTFIQVINFTEQEESEYWAVVAAVFEGRQVNWITSHSKFDLVASASAEAGINNKVKLLRTMLSWEEQLRSEVSVKQTKYDSKFYDLHGSLGEVVIICWPHGEILRLKAGSTATDAAQRVGLEGKLVLINGQLVLPNTKLKDGDVVEVRI; from the exons ATGATTATGAGCGTGCTCTCATGCCAACGCTCCAAAATGTTAGCAGCTCAGAACAAATCTCCGTTTCTTCACAGATTCCGATCCTTCAAACCTCACCGTTCCAGATTTCGATGTTTGCTTGACCAAATCGCTGTTCCGACGTCTCTCTCTCCTGTTCTTACTTCCGATAACGTAATCGCCGCCGCTGCCAAAGCTGCCTCCGTCCATAGCGCCGTTTCTTCAGCCATCACACAGGTTGCGGTCACCGCCGTGGCAATTGCCTCTGGCGCTTGTCTTTCCACTAAGGTCGATTTCCTATGGCCAAAACTGCAGGAGCAACCAG GTACAGTGACGCTGGATGGAGTAGATGTTACTGGTTTCCCAATATTTAACGATGCAAAG GTACAGAAGGCTATAGCATTTGCAAGAAAAGCACACCGTGGACAAATGCGGAAGACTGGAGACCCTTATTTAACACATTGTATCCACACAGGAAGAATTTTGGCTGCATTGGTTCCATCAAGTGGTAAACGA GCTGTTGACACTGTCGTGGCTGGGATTTTACATGATGTGGTTGACGACACTAGCCAAAGTCTGCAGGACATTCAGGCAGAGTTTGGGGATGATGTGGTCAAGTTGGTAGCTAGTGTTTCAAGGTTAAGCTATATTAATCAG CTATTACGCAGACATAGGAGGGTAAGTGTAAACCAGGGTGTGCTTGGCCAAGAAGAG GCAAGTAATTTACGAGTAATGCTTTTGGGAATGGTTGATGATCCACGTGTTGTGCTCATCAAGCTTGCAGATCGCCTTCACAACATGAGAACAAT TCATGCTCTACCATTGCAAAAAGCTCAAGCTGTTGCTGAGGAGACCTTAATCATTTGGTGTTCACTTGCTTCAAGATTGGGACTGTGGGCCTTGAAAGCTGAACTGGAAGATTTATGCTTTGCTGTTCTACAG CctcaaatatttcaaaagatGCGAGCTGATCTGGCTTCCATGTGGAGTCCTACTAGCAGAACAGGAAACCTGAGAAGATTCTCTGTAAAAGGCAATTTGATACATTTGAATGAGAACAATTCAACTTCTTTCTACAACGGATCCTTGACATTCAATGGGGATGTGAGTATGAAG gATCTTTTGGAAGCTGTAGTACCATTTGATATATTGTTGGATAGGAGAAAAAGGGCTAATTATCTCAACAGTATTGGGAGTAATCTTGGGACATGCACAAAACCAAAGGTTGTACAAGATGCTGGGTTAGCTTTGGCATCATTGGTAATTTGTGAGGAAGCACTTGAGCGAGAAATGATTATATCAGCTTC TTATGTTCCGGGAATGGAAATCACCTTATCCAGCCGGTTAAAAAGCCTGTATAGTTTATACAGCAAG ATGAAACGAAAGGATACAAGTATTGATAAGGTATATGATGCACGTGCATTAAGAGTAGTTGTGGGAGACAAGAATGGGACTTTACATGGTTCTGCAGTTCAATGTTGCTATAGTCTTCTTGACATTGTACACAG GCTTTGGACTCCAATAGATGGTGAATTTGATGACTACATTATTAATCCAAAGCCTAGTGGCTATCAG TCCTTGCACACTGCAGTTCAAGGTCCTGACAGCTCACCTTTAGAAGTACAAATAAGAACACAG AGGATGCATGAGTGTGCTGAACATGGACTTGCCGCACATTGGCTTTACAAGGAAACTGGAAATCCATTTTTGTCCATAGACAAAATGGATGAACCTGAAACAGAAGCATCCTCCTATTTCTCCAAAGATTTAGAGGGAGGAAATTCTGCagatattttattaagtaaatataagtCATTCAAGGCTGGACATCCAGTCCTCAGAGTAGAAGGAAGTCACTTACTTGCTGCTGTTATCATCAG TGTAGAAAATGATGAAAGAGAATTACTTGTTGCTGTGAGCTTTGGACTAGCTGCTTCTGAAGCAGTTGCTGACAGAAGATCTTTCCATGTCAAGCGATGGGAAGCCTATGCACGACTATTTAAAAAG GTATCTGATGAATGGTGGTTTGAACCAGGACATGGGGATTGGTGTACTTGTCTAGAGAAGTACATACTATGTCGAGATGGAATGTATCATAAG CAAGACCAATTTGGGAGACTACTCCCAACTTTCATCCAAGTTATCAATTTTACTGAGCAAGAAGAATCTGAATATTGGGCTGTTGTGGCGGCCGTGTTTGAGGGCAGACAAGTTAACTGGATAACATCTCACTCAAAATTTGACTTGGTTGCATCAGCTTCTGCTGAAGCCGGCATCAATAACAAG GTGAAGCTTTTGAGAACAATGCTTTCCTGGGAAGAGCAATTGCGCTCTGAAGTAAGTGTCAAGCAAACAAAATACGACTCAAAGTTTTATGATCTTCACGGTTCTCTTGGGGAAGTGGTAATTATTTGTTGGCCTCATGGTGAAATTTTGAGGTTAAAAGCTGGAAGCACTGCTACTGATGCTGCTCAAAGAGTTGGTTTGGAAGGAAAGCTGGTTTTGATTAATGGACAGTTAGTACTGCCTAACACAAAACTCAAAGATGGAGATGTAGTTGAAgtaagaatttaa
- the LOC108320890 gene encoding uncharacterized protein LOC108320890 isoform X2, with translation MLLVSQYLTMQRQVQKAIAFARKAHRGQMRKTGDPYLTHCIHTGRILAALVPSSGKRAVDTVVAGILHDVVDDTSQSLQDIQAEFGDDVVKLVASVSRLSYINQLLRRHRRVSVNQGVLGQEEASNLRVMLLGMVDDPRVVLIKLADRLHNMRTIHALPLQKAQAVAEETLIIWCSLASRLGLWALKAELEDLCFAVLQPQIFQKMRADLASMWSPTSRTGNLRRFSVKGNLIHLNENNSTSFYNGSLTFNGDVSMKDLLEAVVPFDILLDRRKRANYLNSIGSNLGTCTKPKVVQDAGLALASLVICEEALEREMIISASYVPGMEITLSSRLKSLYSLYSKMKRKDTSIDKVYDARALRVVVGDKNGTLHGSAVQCCYSLLDIVHRLWTPIDGEFDDYIINPKPSGYQSLHTAVQGPDSSPLEVQIRTQRMHECAEHGLAAHWLYKETGNPFLSIDKMDEPETEASSYFSKDLEGGNSADILLSKYKSFKAGHPVLRVEGSHLLAAVIISVENDERELLVAVSFGLAASEAVADRRSFHVKRWEAYARLFKKVSDEWWFEPGHGDWCTCLEKYILCRDGMYHKQDQFGRLLPTFIQVINFTEQEESEYWAVVAAVFEGRQVNWITSHSKFDLVASASAEAGINNKVKLLRTMLSWEEQLRSEVSVKQTKYDSKFYDLHGSLGEVVIICWPHGEILRLKAGSTATDAAQRVGLEGKLVLINGQLVLPNTKLKDGDVVEVRI, from the exons ATGTTACTGGTTTCCCAATATTTAACGATGCAAAG GCAGGTACAGAAGGCTATAGCATTTGCAAGAAAAGCACACCGTGGACAAATGCGGAAGACTGGAGACCCTTATTTAACACATTGTATCCACACAGGAAGAATTTTGGCTGCATTGGTTCCATCAAGTGGTAAACGA GCTGTTGACACTGTCGTGGCTGGGATTTTACATGATGTGGTTGACGACACTAGCCAAAGTCTGCAGGACATTCAGGCAGAGTTTGGGGATGATGTGGTCAAGTTGGTAGCTAGTGTTTCAAGGTTAAGCTATATTAATCAG CTATTACGCAGACATAGGAGGGTAAGTGTAAACCAGGGTGTGCTTGGCCAAGAAGAG GCAAGTAATTTACGAGTAATGCTTTTGGGAATGGTTGATGATCCACGTGTTGTGCTCATCAAGCTTGCAGATCGCCTTCACAACATGAGAACAAT TCATGCTCTACCATTGCAAAAAGCTCAAGCTGTTGCTGAGGAGACCTTAATCATTTGGTGTTCACTTGCTTCAAGATTGGGACTGTGGGCCTTGAAAGCTGAACTGGAAGATTTATGCTTTGCTGTTCTACAG CctcaaatatttcaaaagatGCGAGCTGATCTGGCTTCCATGTGGAGTCCTACTAGCAGAACAGGAAACCTGAGAAGATTCTCTGTAAAAGGCAATTTGATACATTTGAATGAGAACAATTCAACTTCTTTCTACAACGGATCCTTGACATTCAATGGGGATGTGAGTATGAAG gATCTTTTGGAAGCTGTAGTACCATTTGATATATTGTTGGATAGGAGAAAAAGGGCTAATTATCTCAACAGTATTGGGAGTAATCTTGGGACATGCACAAAACCAAAGGTTGTACAAGATGCTGGGTTAGCTTTGGCATCATTGGTAATTTGTGAGGAAGCACTTGAGCGAGAAATGATTATATCAGCTTC TTATGTTCCGGGAATGGAAATCACCTTATCCAGCCGGTTAAAAAGCCTGTATAGTTTATACAGCAAG ATGAAACGAAAGGATACAAGTATTGATAAGGTATATGATGCACGTGCATTAAGAGTAGTTGTGGGAGACAAGAATGGGACTTTACATGGTTCTGCAGTTCAATGTTGCTATAGTCTTCTTGACATTGTACACAG GCTTTGGACTCCAATAGATGGTGAATTTGATGACTACATTATTAATCCAAAGCCTAGTGGCTATCAG TCCTTGCACACTGCAGTTCAAGGTCCTGACAGCTCACCTTTAGAAGTACAAATAAGAACACAG AGGATGCATGAGTGTGCTGAACATGGACTTGCCGCACATTGGCTTTACAAGGAAACTGGAAATCCATTTTTGTCCATAGACAAAATGGATGAACCTGAAACAGAAGCATCCTCCTATTTCTCCAAAGATTTAGAGGGAGGAAATTCTGCagatattttattaagtaaatataagtCATTCAAGGCTGGACATCCAGTCCTCAGAGTAGAAGGAAGTCACTTACTTGCTGCTGTTATCATCAG TGTAGAAAATGATGAAAGAGAATTACTTGTTGCTGTGAGCTTTGGACTAGCTGCTTCTGAAGCAGTTGCTGACAGAAGATCTTTCCATGTCAAGCGATGGGAAGCCTATGCACGACTATTTAAAAAG GTATCTGATGAATGGTGGTTTGAACCAGGACATGGGGATTGGTGTACTTGTCTAGAGAAGTACATACTATGTCGAGATGGAATGTATCATAAG CAAGACCAATTTGGGAGACTACTCCCAACTTTCATCCAAGTTATCAATTTTACTGAGCAAGAAGAATCTGAATATTGGGCTGTTGTGGCGGCCGTGTTTGAGGGCAGACAAGTTAACTGGATAACATCTCACTCAAAATTTGACTTGGTTGCATCAGCTTCTGCTGAAGCCGGCATCAATAACAAG GTGAAGCTTTTGAGAACAATGCTTTCCTGGGAAGAGCAATTGCGCTCTGAAGTAAGTGTCAAGCAAACAAAATACGACTCAAAGTTTTATGATCTTCACGGTTCTCTTGGGGAAGTGGTAATTATTTGTTGGCCTCATGGTGAAATTTTGAGGTTAAAAGCTGGAAGCACTGCTACTGATGCTGCTCAAAGAGTTGGTTTGGAAGGAAAGCTGGTTTTGATTAATGGACAGTTAGTACTGCCTAACACAAAACTCAAAGATGGAGATGTAGTTGAAgtaagaatttaa
- the LOC108320917 gene encoding uncharacterized protein LOC108320917 produces the protein MAMESEQSKAGTEMLLLPHSSSPLQPNNAANPKPKPKRFVKNQIPDSILNDPLLNAAISVLPSNYNFEIHKSVWRVLSTGAKRVALQFPEGLLMYSLSLSDIFTTFAAVTHCYILGDVTYGACCVDDFSAAALGADLLIHYGHSCLVPIDATTIPCLYVFVDIKIDVPHFVDTVRLNLESRPQTLVVAGTIQFASAIRAAKPQLEELGFRVLVPQSKPLSAGEVLGCTAPRVSANSLGCGVGESVLVFVADGRFHLEAFMIANPGIRAFRYDPYMGKLFLEEYDHVGMKRSRKNAILKAREARSWGVVLGTLGRQGNPRILERLEKKMKERGLDYTVVLMSELSPGRVALFEDSVDAWIQIACPRLSIDWGEAFVKPVLTSFEAEVALGVIPGWWEKNEVCEDGVGCCKRSGACCEGDAKGGEDFGGDYPMDYYAQDGGEWNSSYVKKSTRPARRVSVSSVAGAAISQQS, from the coding sequence ATGGCAATGGAGTCAGAGCAAAGCAAAGCAGGAACAGAGATGCTCCTTCTTCCCCATTCTTCGTCTCCTCTCCAACCCAACAATGCTGCAAACCCAAAGCCAAAGCCAAAGCGTTTCGTGAAAAATCAAATTCCAGATTCAATCCTCAACGACCCGCTTCTCAACGCCGCCATCTCCGTCCTCCCCTCCAACTACAACTTCGAGATTCACAAGTCCGTTTGGCGCGTGCTCTCCACGGGCGCCAAGCGCGTCGCCCTCCAGTTTCCCGAGGGCCTCCTTATGTACTCTCTTTCCCTCTCTGACATCTTCACCACCTTTGCCGCCGTCACCCATTGCTACATCCTCGGCGACGTAACCTACGGCGCCTGCTGCGTCGACGACTTCTCCGCCGCCGCCCTCGGTGCCGACCTCCTCATCCACTACGGACACAGCTGCCTCGTCCCCATCGACGCCACTACGATCCCCTGTCTCTACGTTTTCGTCGACATCAAAATCGACGTCCCCCACTTCGTCGACACCGTCAGGTTGAACCTTGAATCCCGTCCCCAAACACTCGTTGTGGCTGGGACAATTCAATTCGCCTCAGCGATTCGCGCTGCGAAGCCCCAATTGGAGgagttagggtttagggttttggttcCTCAGTCGAAGCCGCTTTCCGCGGGTGAGGTTCTGGGTTGCACGGCGCCCAGGGTCTCGGCGAATTCGCTTGGTTGTGGCGTTGGTGAAAGCGTTTTGGTGTTTGTGGCGGATGGAAGGTTTCATTTGGAGGCGTTCATGATTGCGAATCCGGGGATTAGGGCATTCAGGTATGACCCTTACATGGGGAAGTTGTTTCTGGAGGAATACGATCACGTGGGTATGAAGCGGTCGAGGAAAAATGCGATTTTGAAAGCGAGGGAGGCTCGGAGTTGGGGTGTGGTTTTGGGGACTCTTGGGAGACAAGGGAATCCGAGGATTTTGGAGAggttggagaagaagatgaaggagagaGGGTTGGATTACACTGTGGTTTTGATGTCGGAGTTAAGTCCTGGGAGGGTTGCTCTGTTTGAGGATTCTGTGGACGCCTGGATTCAGATTGCGTGTCCGAGGTTGTCCATTGACTGGGGTGAGGCGTTTGTGAAACCGGTGCTTACTTCGTTTGAGGCAGAGGTTGCTCTGGGAGTGATACCTGGGTGGTGGGAGAAGAATGAAGTTTGTGAAGATGGTGTGGGTTGTTGTAAGAGGAGTGGTGCTTGCTGTGAGGGGGATGCAAAGGGAGGGGAAGATTTTGGTGGAGATTATCCAATGGATTACTATGCTCAAGATGGTGGCGAGTGGAATTCATCTTATGTGAAGAAGTCTACTCGTCCTGCCAGGAGAGTTTCAGTCTCCTCTGTTGCTGGTGCTGCCATTTCGCAACAGTCTTAG